The DNA sequence ACACAACTATAACTTTATCTCCTGAAAGTCCTTTATCTAAAAAATATTTAGCAAGTATCGGCATTGCTTCTATATGGTCTGCTGGAATATCAAAAAATCCTTGTATTTGATTTGCATGTAAATCCATAGCCATAATTCTATCTGCACCTGCTGAAGTTAAAAGATTAGCAACTAATTTTGATGTGATTGGTTCTCTTGGCTTTGATTTTCTATCTTGTCTTGCATATCCATAATATGGAATAACAGCAACAATAGATTTAGCTGAAGCTCTTTTTAACGCATCAATAAAAATTAATAATTCCATTAAATTTTCATTAACAGGATTTGATGTAGGTTGGACAACAAAAACTGTATCTCCTCTAACTGTTTCAACTAACCTTACATAAGTTTCACCATCTTTAAAGTTTACTATTTTAGCATTTCCTAAAGGTAGACCTAAATTTGATGCAATTTTTTTTGCTAAACTTACATTTGACGTTCCAGAAAATATTTTCAATTTTTCTCCTCCTAAAAGTTTTTATAGTTAATAAAAGTAAATACTTTTTATAAAAAAATAAGCTACGCTTCATCTGGTAAAACATAAATATTTTTCTAAATTTTTGGCTTCTTAAAAATTCCACCTTGAAAAATCGCATGTTTTAAAAAAATGACGCAGATTCTTTTCTAAATAAAATTTATACTTTCCTATTAAATAAAACAGTTATATTATACTATATTTATTATACAAGATTTTGCTAATTTTGTCCATTTATTTAATTTTTTTAAAACAAAAAAAGAAGCATAGCTTCTTTTTGTTTTAAAAAATTAATTTAAAAATTTCAAATAGTACCATTGTTAACCCTGCAGCAAAAGGTATTGTTATCAACCAAGATGCTACTATATCTTTTACAATAGCCATATTTAAAGCTGCAACCCCTCTACCAAGTGCTACTCCAATAACTGCCCCAATTAATGTATGTGTTGTTGATATAGGTAATCCCATTCGAGAAGCAACTAATACTGTTGTTGCTGCACCAAATTCTGCTGAAAATCCTCTTGTTGGAGTTAATTCAGTTATTTTTTCTCCTATAGTCCCTATTACTTTATAACCCATAGTTGCTACACCAACGACAATTCCTACTCCACCTAATGCTAATACCCACATTGGAACCGCTGCTGTTGTTGCAATAGATCCCGTTTTCACTACTGCCACAATCCCTGCTAAAGGTCCAATAGCATTTGCTACATCGTTTGCTCCATGCGCAAACGCTACATAACAAGCTGTTATTATTTGTAAATATCTAAATATTCCTTCTACTGATTTATATTCATCTCCTTTTGAATGTACATTTCTAAGTAAAACAAAAGATATTATATATATAACTATCGCTACTCCTGTTCCAATCAAAGAAGCTTCTCCAAAACTTAAATCTAAATGTAAATTTTTTAACCCTTTAAAAACTAATGATAAAGTCAATATAAAACCAGTCATTCCAACAAACAAAGGAGCTATTTTTTTCGCTCTTTCTACTGGCTTATCTTTTTCTAAAATAGTTCTTTCTATTATTTTAAAAACTATAAGAGCAATTATTCCTCCCATTAATGGAGAAACTACCCAACTCAAAACTATATTCCCAATTTTACTCCAATGAACTGCTCCTATCCCTTTTGACACTATCCCAAATCCTACAACAGAACCAACTATTGAATGTGTTGTTGAAACAGGAAGTCCAAAATGAGTTGCTAAATTTAGCCATAATCCTGCTGCTAATAATGCTGCCAGCATCCCAATTACAAATATCTTAGGATCAGTAAATACATCTGGTGATACTATTCCTTTTCTTACTGTATTCGTTACATTCGATCCTGCCAATACTGCACCTAAAAACTCAAAAATCGCTGCTATAATAACTGCCTGTTTCAATGTAATTGCTTTTGACCCAACTGATGTTCCCATGGCATTAGCTACATCATTCGC is a window from the Haliovirga abyssi genome containing:
- a CDS encoding ribose-phosphate diphosphokinase; the encoded protein is MKIFSGTSNVSLAKKIASNLGLPLGNAKIVNFKDGETYVRLVETVRGDTVFVVQPTSNPVNENLMELLIFIDALKRASAKSIVAVIPYYGYARQDRKSKPREPITSKLVANLLTSAGADRIMAMDLHANQIQGFFDIPADHIEAMPILAKYFLDKGLSGDKVIVVSPDVGGVKRARALSEWLGSGIAIIDKRRPKPNVAEVMNVIGKVEGKIAIFIDDMIDTAGTITSGVDAILDRGAIEAYACCTHPVFSGPAIERLKESRVKEIIVTNSIELPDDKKLDKIKVLSVDLLLSEAIRRVYNNESLSELFEKN
- a CDS encoding inorganic phosphate transporter, giving the protein MSSMTIILGIALIVGFYMAWNIGANDVANAMGTSVGSKAITLKQAVIIAAIFEFLGAVLAGSNVTNTVRKGIVSPDVFTDPKIFVIGMLAALLAAGLWLNLATHFGLPVSTTHSIVGSVVGFGIVSKGIGAVHWSKIGNIVLSWVVSPLMGGIIALIVFKIIERTILEKDKPVERAKKIAPLFVGMTGFILTLSLVFKGLKNLHLDLSFGEASLIGTGVAIVIYIISFVLLRNVHSKGDEYKSVEGIFRYLQIITACYVAFAHGANDVANAIGPLAGIVAVVKTGSIATTAAVPMWVLALGGVGIVVGVATMGYKVIGTIGEKITELTPTRGFSAEFGAATTVLVASRMGLPISTTHTLIGAVIGVALGRGVAALNMAIVKDIVASWLITIPFAAGLTMVLFEIFKLIF